Genomic segment of Cytobacillus suaedae:
ATAAAGGGATGATATAGATGACCTCAAAAGATTCATGTGATATTTATTGTTATGATGAGGAAAAAGTAAATCGAATTAAAGGTGAAATAAGTAGTATAGACGTGGCAAGTGTTTCCCAATTGTTTAAAGCTCTTGCTGATGAAAACCGTGCGAAGATTGCCTTCTGTCTTTGTGAAGATGAAGAATTATGTGTTTGTGATATTGCCAATATTATCGGAGCAACTGTGGCAACAACTTCACATCATCTTCGAACTCTCTATAAGCAAGGGATTGTAAAGTATCGAAAAGATGGAAAATTGGCTTTCTATTCTCTTGATGATGACCATATAAAACAGCTAATCCTTATCGCTTTAGCTCATAAGGAAGAGGTGAAATCATGACGGAACTAGAAAAAACAGCCGCTTTAGATACAAAAACATATCGTGTTCAGGGCTTTTCCTGAGCAGGGTGTGCTAAAACGTTCGAGTCGAACGTTAAACACCTGGATGGTGTAAAAGATGCAAAAGTTAATTTTGGCGCTTCAAAAATTACGGTTTTAGGTAACACGTCGATAGAAGCACTTGAAAAAGCAGGTGCATTTGAGAATTTAAAGGTACTAGACGAGAAAGAAAAATTTACAAAACGTGAGCCATTTTGGAAACAAAAAGAAAATATAAAAGTATATATAGCAGCCTTATTGCTTATCACTAGTTGGATCGTTGGTGAGCGTTACCCTGAGGGACATATAATTCCGACATTTGGCTATGCACTTTCAATCTTAATTGGTGGTTATTCATTGTTTATTACTGGTTTAACAAACATCAGCCGTTTAAGGTTTGACATGAAAACCCTAATGACAATTGCAGTTATAGGTGCCGCGTTTATTGGGGAATGGGGAGAAGGCGCAACGGTCGTTATACTTTTTGCGATTAGTGAAGTTTTAGAACGATACTCAATGGATAAAGCACGACAGTCAATTGAAAAGCTAATGGATATCGCTCCAAAAGAAGCACTTATCCGACGTGGAAATAATGAATTGATGGTACATGTAGACGATATCCGAATTGGGGACTTAATGATTGTAAAACCTGGTCAGAAGTTAGCGATGGATGGAGTCGTTACAAAAGGAACATCGACTATTAATCAAGCTGCTATTACCGGTGAAAGTATGCCAGTTGCAAAAGTGATAAACGATGAAGTTTATGCAGGAACCTTAAATGAAGAAGGTCTAATCGAAGTAACTGTTACGAAAAAAGTAGAAGACACGACACTAGCTAAAATCATTCACTTAGTAGAAGAAGCTCAAGCAGAAAGAGCACCGTCACAAGCTTTTGTAGATAAATTCGCAAAATATTATACTCCGTTAATTATCGTTCTCGCTTTCTTTATTGCGACAATCCCACCATTATTTTTTAATGGGGACTGGAGTGACTGGATTTATCAAGGGTTGGCGGTATTAGTAGTAGGCTGTCCATGTGCACTCGTTGTATCAACTCCAGTTGCTGTAGTTACAGCGATTGGTAATGCTGCAAGAAACGGTGTCTTAATTAAAGGTGGCGTATACTTGGAAGAAGCAGGATCTATAAAGGTTATTGCTTTTGATAAGACGGGGACACTTACAAAAGGCGTACCAGTGGTAACAGATGTAGTAGTGTATCGCAGGAATGAAAAAGAGATTATGTCTATTGCAGCTGCACTTGAAAAAGGCTCACAGCATCCTCTTGCCTCGGCAATCATGAAAAAGGCAGAAGACATAGGAGTAGACTTTAGTTCAGTATCTGTAGAAAACTTCAAATCGATTACGGGTAAAGGAATAAGAGCGACTATAAACAACACCATTTATTTTGTAGGTAGTCCTAACCTTTTTAGGGAATTACATCAAACGATTGATCAAGAAACAGAAGAACAGATTATTAGGCTTCAGTCCGACGGAAAGACTGTTATGGTTATTGGTACTGACCAAGAAATATACTCATTAATTGCTGTTGCGGACGAAATTAGAGAATCTTCAAAAGAGGTTATAAGTAAGCTTCACAATTTGGGGATTAAACACACAGTAATGCTCACTGGTGATAACGAGAGAACTGCTTTATCGATTGGAAAAAAGGTTGGGGTTTCAGATATTAAAGCAGAGCTTCTTCCAGAAGAGAAACTTAAATATATTAAGGAATTACGTGCTGATTATCAAGGTGTGGCTATGGTCGGTGATGGAGTAAATGATGCACCTGCTCTTGCAGCTTCAACCATAGGTGTGGCCATGGGTGGAGCAGGAACAGATACAGCATTAGAAACCGCGGATATAGCCTTAATGTCAGATGATTTAAGCAAACTACCTTATACAATCCAATTAAGTCGAAAAGCCTTACGAATTATTAAACAAAATATAACGTTTTCACTAGGGATCAAAGTATTAGCATTGTTGTTAGTCATACCAGGTTGGCTAACATTGTGGATTGCAATCTTCGCTGATATGGGAGCAACATTGCTCGTTACTTTGAATAGCTTAAGGTTATTGAGAATAAAAGAAAAATAGGATAGCATGAGTCCGTCTATTATGTCTAATAAGATAAAGGAAGTGGGTAAAAAGCAAATTGTTTTTACTCCACTTCCTTTTTATTTTTTCTTAAAGGTTATTTTGTTACAAGAAATTGTTAGTGTTTTTTATAGAAAGTATTGAGTTGATTGGAGGGGAGGGTACTTGACTCCTTCGGGAGTAGAGGAAAGGTCGAGACCCCGCAGACGGAACGTCGAGGAGGCTTGACTTCCTCCCCGATGGGAATCCGCTCATGAAAAAGCCGGCAGTTTGGCTTTTTAATGATTCCCCGCGGAAAGCAAGTACCCGGACCGGAAATCAACGGTCTTTATAGCTTATCCACCCGAAATTTATCCTATAAATCTCCTTATCCCTCCAAATTTTCCTGTTACAAAGGGTTTTTAGAAGTAACAGAGAATTATTGATAAATGACAAATGAGTAACTAGGAGTGGCAAAAATGGGCTTAGTGTTAACAAATGAACTGGCAATTAAAATCGAGCAATCAGAAATCGATTGTTTATATTCAAGGTTATCTGCAATTAAAGCAAGAAAAGGTAACCCAATGGGGGTTAACATAGAAAAGTTTGGGCAAGCAACAGCGTTTACTGTTAAGAATATCCCAGGACCAGCTTTTAACACAGTTAAAGGCCTAAGTGCAGGAGATGAAGATCATATTGATAAGATTTTACACTTTTTTAAAGATAAGGACATTCCAGCCCGTTTTGAACTAACACCCGGCCACGTATCTAAGGAGTTACTCTCTTTTCTTTCAAAGAAAGGCTTTATGCAAACTGATTTTCATTCCACCTTATATTCAGCACTTGAATCAGAATGTGAAGAGTATGATGAGCGTGTTCATGTGCGTGAATTGGATATAAGCGAATTTGACCTATTTGGAGAATTATATATTAAAGGCTTTCAACTGCCTTCATTTTTAAAAAGTGGGATTGCGGAAAATAATGAAGTACTTTATAAAAGTGAAAACTGGAAATTCTATCTAGCTTCTGTTGAAAATGAATTGGCAGGTATTGGCGTGTTATTTCATAAAGATGGAATTGCAACCTTAGCAGCAGCAACTACTGTCCCTGAATATAGAAAGAAAGGAGTGCAGACAGCTTTATTAAAGGTACGATTGAATCAAGCGATTAGACAAAACTGTAACTTAGTTGTTGGACAAGCAAGATACGGAAGTGTAAGTCAAAATAACATGGAAAGACTAGGACTTAAAATAGCTTATACAAAAGCAATTTGGACTATGGGATGAGGTTATGAGATTTAAGAATAGCCCATACAATCACTAATGGAGAAGTGCTTTTTAGATTAACTAAAAAAGGACTTGCTTAATTTAATTGGAAAAGCATTATTTATTTTTTCCCTACATAAGATTAATTTGACTCAAACTTTTGCCACTATTCTATATTGATCGTTTAAACCCTATGTGAGAATAGGGTTCTTTTTATAATTTCTGATATTGATACAAAAGGGTGGGATGAACGTGCCTGCGATAGATGGATCAACTTTTTTAAAGAGAATTAGTCAAATACGATCAGAGGTATGGTTTGATGGTGAAAAAATTGACCAAAACATTTGTGAGCATAAAGCATTTAAAGGAATTTTAAAAAGTAAGGCACGACTATTTGACATTCAATTAGATAAAACAAAGCAAGAATTTATGACTTATAAGTCACCTTTAACTGGGGAGCGAGTAGGAACCTCATTTTTGCAGCCTAGAACAAAAGAAGAGTTAGAACAGAGAAGGCTAACGATACAGGAGTGGGCAAAAACATCAGGAGGCATGATGGGTAGATCACCAGACTATATGAATACAGGTATAATGGCTCTGGGTGCTGCTTGGG
This window contains:
- a CDS encoding helix-turn-helix transcriptional regulator: MTSKDSCDIYCYDEEKVNRIKGEISSIDVASVSQLFKALADENRAKIAFCLCEDEELCVCDIANIIGATVATTSHHLRTLYKQGIVKYRKDGKLAFYSLDDDHIKQLILIALAHKEEVKS
- the cadA gene encoding cadmium-translocating P-type ATPase, with the protein product MTELEKTAALDTKTYRVQGFSUAGCAKTFESNVKHLDGVKDAKVNFGASKITVLGNTSIEALEKAGAFENLKVLDEKEKFTKREPFWKQKENIKVYIAALLLITSWIVGERYPEGHIIPTFGYALSILIGGYSLFITGLTNISRLRFDMKTLMTIAVIGAAFIGEWGEGATVVILFAISEVLERYSMDKARQSIEKLMDIAPKEALIRRGNNELMVHVDDIRIGDLMIVKPGQKLAMDGVVTKGTSTINQAAITGESMPVAKVINDEVYAGTLNEEGLIEVTVTKKVEDTTLAKIIHLVEEAQAERAPSQAFVDKFAKYYTPLIIVLAFFIATIPPLFFNGDWSDWIYQGLAVLVVGCPCALVVSTPVAVVTAIGNAARNGVLIKGGVYLEEAGSIKVIAFDKTGTLTKGVPVVTDVVVYRRNEKEIMSIAAALEKGSQHPLASAIMKKAEDIGVDFSSVSVENFKSITGKGIRATINNTIYFVGSPNLFRELHQTIDQETEEQIIRLQSDGKTVMVIGTDQEIYSLIAVADEIRESSKEVISKLHNLGIKHTVMLTGDNERTALSIGKKVGVSDIKAELLPEEKLKYIKELRADYQGVAMVGDGVNDAPALAASTIGVAMGGAGTDTALETADIALMSDDLSKLPYTIQLSRKALRIIKQNITFSLGIKVLALLLVIPGWLTLWIAIFADMGATLLVTLNSLRLLRIKEK
- a CDS encoding GNAT family N-acetyltransferase, translated to MGLVLTNELAIKIEQSEIDCLYSRLSAIKARKGNPMGVNIEKFGQATAFTVKNIPGPAFNTVKGLSAGDEDHIDKILHFFKDKDIPARFELTPGHVSKELLSFLSKKGFMQTDFHSTLYSALESECEEYDERVHVRELDISEFDLFGELYIKGFQLPSFLKSGIAENNEVLYKSENWKFYLASVENELAGIGVLFHKDGIATLAAATTVPEYRKKGVQTALLKVRLNQAIRQNCNLVVGQARYGSVSQNNMERLGLKIAYTKAIWTMG